Proteins from a single region of Corynebacterium casei LMG S-19264:
- the rimM gene encoding ribosome maturation factor RimM (Essential for efficient processing of 16S rRNA): MELLIGRVIKSHGIKGEVSVDVTTDSPEQRYYPGAVLNGKQGGKQVEFTIKTVRAHKGRLLLTFDEVKDRTAADSLRGVQFFAEPIEEEDDEGFYDHELEGLKVVLEGASIGEVTGITHGTQQSLLEIKLDNGKEALIPFVEEIVPEIDLEEGTCTITPPEGLLEL, translated from the coding sequence ATGGAATTATTGATCGGTCGAGTCATCAAGTCGCACGGCATCAAAGGTGAAGTGTCCGTGGACGTGACTACGGACAGCCCAGAGCAGCGTTACTACCCGGGGGCAGTATTAAACGGTAAGCAGGGTGGGAAGCAAGTGGAGTTCACCATCAAGACAGTCCGTGCACACAAGGGACGTTTGTTATTGACTTTCGATGAGGTCAAAGACCGCACCGCAGCTGATTCGCTGCGCGGAGTGCAGTTCTTCGCTGAACCAATCGAAGAAGAAGATGATGAAGGCTTCTACGACCACGAGTTGGAGGGACTCAAAGTCGTCCTTGAAGGCGCGTCCATCGGTGAAGTCACTGGCATCACCCACGGCACGCAACAGTCACTGCTGGAAATCAAACTAGATAATGGCAAGGAAGCCCTCATCCCATTCGTGGAAGAGATCGTTCCAGAAATAGACCTTGAGGAAGGCACCTGCACAATTACACCACCGGAAGGGCTGCTTGAGCTGTGA
- the trmD gene encoding tRNA (guanosine(37)-N1)-methyltransferase TrmD has translation MRIDVATIFPEYLDPLRHALLGKAIEQGRLNVGVHDLRSWATGAHKTVDDSPAGGGPGMVMKPEVWGPALDDIAAGNTEGSELASALPHLNRPRHDELEGIGGHSYEPTGEDSSLPLLLVPTPTGKPFTQDDARQWSHEEHIVFACGRYEGIDQRVIDDAHKRYRVREVSIGDYVLIGGEVAVLVIAEAVVRLIPGVLGNKRSHEEDSFSDGLLEGPSYTKPRVWRELEIPEVLTSGNHGLVDRWRREQSLKRTFERRPELLAGAHLDKADIKYLEGLGWTSA, from the coding sequence GTGAGGATTGACGTAGCCACTATCTTCCCGGAATATCTCGATCCACTCCGCCACGCGCTTTTGGGCAAGGCGATTGAGCAAGGCCGTCTCAACGTCGGTGTGCATGACCTGCGCTCATGGGCGACAGGTGCGCACAAGACTGTCGATGACTCGCCGGCCGGCGGTGGGCCAGGCATGGTGATGAAGCCTGAGGTATGGGGGCCAGCACTCGACGACATTGCCGCGGGCAACACCGAAGGCAGCGAACTAGCTTCAGCATTGCCGCATCTTAACCGCCCACGCCATGATGAGCTCGAAGGTATTGGCGGGCACTCCTATGAGCCAACTGGGGAGGATTCATCTTTGCCGTTGCTGCTCGTCCCAACGCCCACGGGCAAACCCTTCACCCAAGATGATGCACGACAGTGGTCGCATGAGGAGCACATTGTGTTTGCCTGTGGCCGCTACGAAGGAATCGATCAGCGCGTAATTGATGATGCCCACAAGCGCTACCGCGTGCGGGAAGTCTCCATCGGCGATTATGTTCTCATCGGCGGGGAAGTAGCAGTACTGGTTATCGCGGAAGCAGTTGTCCGTTTGATTCCCGGCGTGTTGGGCAACAAGCGCTCCCATGAAGAGGACTCATTTTCTGATGGCCTGCTGGAAGGCCCTAGCTACACCAAGCCACGCGTGTGGCGTGAGCTGGAAATCCCAGAGGTTCTCACGTCCGGCAATCATGGTCTGGTCGACCGCTGGCGTAGAGAGCAATCCCTCAAGCGCACTTTTGAGCGCCGGCCGGAATTGCTAGCCGGGGCGCATCTGGACAAGGCCG